A segment of the Nitrosospira briensis C-128 genome:
TCTCATGGATTCGCCGGAACGCGCTTGGCATTGCTCATCGCCTTGAGATAGGCAATGAGCTCTTCAGTGGCCGTTTCACGGTCGAGGATCGCGCCGGTAAGCCCCGGCATCGTTGTGTTGTACCGGATACTCTGCGGGCTCATAATCCAGCGCTTCAGATACTCGGGTTTGATATATTCGGTCACGCTTATCGGGTAATTGAGTTCTGGCGCCTTACCTCCGCCTTCACCGTTGATAGTGTGGCATGCCATGCAGTGCTGTCGAAAATGCATGAATCCGCGCTGCGCCTCCGCTGATGATCTTGCAGGGGGCGTCATATTTGGAAAAGGCGGCATGAATTTAAGCTCGATGCGCTTGATCTGGTAGGGCATGTCCGATGCGCCGGCATCGAGCAATTCTTTTGACTTGGTATTGTCCCAGACCAGGTAGAGCGGCCCGAGTTGCACGATTTCATTGTTTTGCAGCCTATTAGTCAATGTAAACGGCGTGCCATCCTCATGCGCGAAGGCGAAATAGGCGTCATGTGCGAGTAACTTCATCACCGGAATGCTGGGCTGATACCCGTCAATGGACGTGAAGATGATCTCCCGCGCCTTTTCCCAACCCTTCCCGAATACCTTATCAAATACAGGTCGAGCTGGCAAAGCGCGATAAATACGCTCCGCATTTTCGTGCACCTCAAAAACCTTTATCGAAGCCACGGGTGCGATAGCGCGAAGCTCATCCAGGGACAGAGCCTTGACGGTTTGGCCGTTGTCCTTGAACTCGATACTAATGGCGCTTTGTGCCGATGCGGGCACAAGCGGGAACGCATGGGCGCAAAAGCTGCCGAGCAAGAGCAGGAGATATTGCAGAATTCTTGAGACGCTCATACTCATGCGGCTCCTCCCACGGTACGTATCCATTATTTTACAATATGCCTATGTACCGTTCTCGGTTTGACGGATGTACAGCTTGGGTAGCTTGGGTAGGATGGGTGGAGCGTAGCGCAACCCATCAAAACTACGCAACACACACCTTAACCACAACCGAATATCAGCGATGTTGCTTTAGTAGGGCGTTAGCATAACCAAATGATGAGTTGCACCACGTAAAATCGCGAGCCGCGACCTTCGTCATGCGCTGTGTGTTTTCAATTTTACCAGCTTAACCGCCAGCCAAGCACGTTGCGGAAGATTTGTTCAGAGATTCCCAATGACATATATCCATAGCAATAATTGAAAATGCTGCGTGAACTGATTTCCAGAGATATGAAGAGACTTGCTGGCGCGGTATATCACGCCAGAGGCACCACCTATTTCGAACAAGGCCTGGTGAAATTGATCGATGAGAATGACAGC
Coding sequences within it:
- a CDS encoding c-type cytochrome, which produces MSVSRILQYLLLLLGSFCAHAFPLVPASAQSAISIEFKDNGQTVKALSLDELRAIAPVASIKVFEVHENAERIYRALPARPVFDKVFGKGWEKAREIIFTSIDGYQPSIPVMKLLAHDAYFAFAHEDGTPFTLTNRLQNNEIVQLGPLYLVWDNTKSKELLDAGASDMPYQIKRIELKFMPPFPNMTPPARSSAEAQRGFMHFRQHCMACHTINGEGGGKAPELNYPISVTEYIKPEYLKRWIMSPQSIRYNTTMPGLTGAILDRETATEELIAYLKAMSNAKRVPANP